From the genome of Pelobacter propionicus DSM 2379, one region includes:
- the sppA gene encoding signal peptide peptidase SppA yields MKRPLALFLASLALLVLHGCAFVTVPLAPRPSPLKEQVLEGEGAKKILLLDISGTISEKEKPGGLVGADRPSTVSLIREALQKAEKDDRIAGVILRIDSPGGSVTASDIIHHDITEFKKRRRIPVHACIMGVGASGGYYAAAAADRIIAHPTAITGSIGVILMKFNLAGLLGKLGIEEQAVKSGDKKDFFSLFRRATPEEEKLAQEIINQLHSRFLDVVMQRPGNRLSRDELARLADGRIYTAGQALQARLVDGTGYLDDVISAMRKQIKDEQARVVSYYRPGSYLGSIYDGREAKSSLVGMLGATSEFSGGSFMYLWQP; encoded by the coding sequence ATGAAACGTCCCCTTGCCCTGTTCCTTGCGTCGCTCGCCCTGCTGGTCCTGCACGGCTGCGCCTTCGTGACCGTTCCCCTAGCCCCCCGGCCCAGCCCGCTTAAGGAGCAGGTCCTGGAGGGTGAGGGCGCCAAAAAGATCCTGCTGCTGGATATCAGCGGAACGATCTCGGAAAAGGAAAAGCCGGGCGGCCTGGTGGGAGCGGACAGACCGTCGACGGTCTCGCTGATCCGCGAAGCCCTGCAGAAGGCGGAGAAGGACGACAGGATCGCCGGCGTCATCCTGCGCATCGACTCCCCCGGCGGAAGCGTGACCGCCAGCGACATCATCCATCACGATATTACGGAATTCAAGAAGCGGCGCAGGATACCGGTGCATGCCTGCATCATGGGGGTGGGGGCTTCGGGGGGCTACTACGCGGCTGCCGCGGCCGACCGGATCATTGCCCACCCCACCGCCATCACCGGCAGCATCGGCGTGATCCTGATGAAATTCAACCTGGCAGGCCTGCTGGGCAAGTTGGGAATTGAGGAGCAGGCCGTAAAATCGGGGGACAAGAAGGACTTTTTCTCCCTGTTCCGCCGGGCAACGCCCGAGGAGGAGAAGCTGGCCCAGGAGATCATCAACCAGCTGCACAGCCGCTTCCTGGACGTGGTCATGCAGCGCCCCGGCAACAGGCTGTCGCGGGATGAACTGGCCAGGCTGGCCGACGGGCGCATCTACACCGCCGGTCAGGCGCTTCAGGCGCGGCTGGTGGACGGAACCGGCTATCTTGACGATGTCATCTCCGCGATGAGGAAACAGATCAAGGATGAACAAGCGCGGGTGGTCAGCTACTACCGCCCCGGCAGCTACCTGGGGAGCATCTATGACGGCAGGGAGGCGAAGAGCAGCCTGGTCGGCATGCTGGGCGCGACGAGCGAGTTTTCAGGCGGCAGCTTCATGTACCTGTGGCAGCCGTGA